A DNA window from Paenibacillus sp. HWE-109 contains the following coding sequences:
- a CDS encoding DMT family transporter, with the protein MNRNWIYIFVGAFFEVIWVTGLKHSDTAWAWIGTIIAMYISFHLVISASTKLPVGTVYAVFTGMGTAGTVVVEMLVFGEPFRMIKVFLILLLLSGVFGLKFVTSEQDKKGAAV; encoded by the coding sequence ATGAACCGTAACTGGATTTATATTTTTGTAGGTGCTTTTTTTGAAGTTATTTGGGTCACCGGCTTGAAACACTCGGATACCGCATGGGCGTGGATCGGCACAATTATTGCGATGTACATTTCCTTTCATCTTGTTATTAGCGCTTCAACTAAACTGCCAGTGGGGACCGTCTATGCCGTCTTCACGGGAATGGGGACAGCGGGCACGGTAGTAGTGGAAATGCTAGTTTTCGGCGAGCCGTTCAGGATGATTAAAGTATTCCTTATCCTGCTGCTTTTATCCGGTGTATTCGGACTAAAGTTTGTGACATCTGAGCAAGATAAGAAAGGAGCTGCAGTCTGA
- a CDS encoding DMT family transporter yields the protein MGWIFLMFAGMFEVVGVVGMNQINKAKNIRSFSLFIVGIVMSFGLLSQAMKSLPMGTSYAVWTGIGTVGGAVVGMLFYGESKDWKRIVFIAMVLSAAVGLKLIS from the coding sequence ATGGGGTGGATTTTTCTTATGTTTGCCGGCATGTTTGAGGTCGTCGGCGTTGTGGGCATGAACCAGATTAATAAAGCGAAGAATATTCGCTCCTTCAGTCTGTTCATCGTTGGTATTGTCATGAGCTTCGGTCTTCTGAGCCAGGCTATGAAAAGCCTGCCGATGGGGACGTCATACGCCGTTTGGACAGGCATTGGTACAGTTGGCGGGGCAGTGGTCGGGATGCTGTTCTATGGCGAGTCCAAAGATTGGAAACGGATTGTATTCATAGCGATGGTATTAAGCGCAGCGGTTGGTTTGAAATTAATTTCCTAA
- the gdhA gene encoding NADP-specific glutamate dehydrogenase: MIVQVHNEVENEVVASQYVHSVYETVVKRNPYEKEFHQAVKEILESLIPVLSKHPKYMKAGILERIVEPERLITFRVPWVDDQGVTHVNRGFRVQFNSAIGPYKGGLRFHPSVNASIIKFLGFEQTFKNSLTGQPIGGGKGGSDFDPKGKSDNEIMRFTQSFMTELYKYLGQDTDVPAGDIGVGAREIGFMFGQYKRIRGAYEAGVLTGKGIIYGGSLARTEATGYGCVYFVNEMLQSLGLSFEGSTVVVSGSGNVAIYAMQKAIQLGAKVVACSDSNGYIHDKNGICLDTVRRLKEVDRKRISEYVDEHPDATYHEGCNGIWTIPCDIALPSATQNEIDEDAAKVLVSNGVKAVGEGANMPSTLEAIDVFLQAGVLFGPAKAANAGGVAVSALEMSQNSMRYSWQFHEVDDKLHAIMKNIYKNAVQAAEEYGYPGNLVVGANIAGFTKVADAMIAQGVV, encoded by the coding sequence GTGATTGTTCAAGTACACAATGAAGTAGAGAATGAAGTCGTTGCCAGCCAGTATGTACACAGCGTATACGAAACCGTAGTCAAACGCAACCCATATGAGAAAGAATTCCATCAGGCCGTTAAGGAGATTTTAGAGTCACTGATTCCAGTTCTCTCTAAACATCCGAAGTACATGAAGGCCGGAATCCTTGAACGTATCGTTGAACCCGAGCGTCTAATTACGTTCCGCGTGCCATGGGTAGATGACCAAGGAGTTACACACGTGAACCGCGGTTTTCGTGTTCAATTTAATAGTGCGATTGGCCCCTATAAAGGCGGACTGCGTTTTCACCCTTCCGTTAATGCTAGCATTATTAAGTTTCTCGGGTTTGAACAAACGTTCAAAAACTCCCTTACAGGCCAGCCTATCGGCGGTGGTAAAGGCGGCTCGGATTTCGATCCTAAAGGCAAATCCGATAATGAAATCATGCGCTTTACGCAAAGTTTCATGACAGAGCTTTATAAATATTTGGGTCAAGATACCGATGTACCGGCAGGAGACATTGGTGTAGGTGCCCGTGAAATTGGTTTCATGTTCGGTCAGTACAAGCGAATTAGAGGCGCATACGAGGCTGGAGTACTGACAGGCAAAGGCATTATCTATGGCGGCAGCTTAGCACGTACGGAAGCTACTGGGTATGGTTGTGTTTACTTTGTGAATGAAATGCTGCAATCTCTGGGTCTTAGCTTTGAAGGCAGCACCGTAGTTGTGTCAGGATCTGGGAACGTGGCGATCTATGCCATGCAAAAGGCGATACAACTGGGCGCCAAAGTCGTTGCTTGCAGTGACTCCAACGGTTATATTCATGACAAAAACGGAATCTGCCTTGACACGGTTCGTCGCCTGAAGGAAGTAGACAGAAAGCGCATCAGCGAATATGTAGATGAGCATCCAGACGCAACCTATCATGAAGGCTGCAACGGAATATGGACTATTCCATGTGACATTGCACTTCCTAGTGCAACACAGAATGAAATTGATGAGGATGCAGCGAAGGTCCTCGTAAGCAACGGCGTCAAAGCCGTTGGTGAAGGCGCGAACATGCCATCTACGTTGGAAGCCATTGATGTCTTCTTGCAGGCAGGCGTGTTGTTTGGACCGGCCAAGGCTGCGAATGCAGGCGGTGTAGCCGTGTCCGCGCTGGAAATGTCCCAGAACAGCATGAGATACTCCTGGCAATTCCATGAAGTGGATGATAAACTCCACGCTATCATGAAAAACATTTACAAAAACGCCGTCCAAGCGGCAGAGGAATACGGATATCCCGGCAACCTCGTTGTAGGCGCTAATATTGCAGGCTTTACCAAAGTAGCCGATGCCATGATTGCTCAAGGTGTCGTTTAG